From the genome of Staphylococcus haemolyticus, one region includes:
- a CDS encoding isoprenyl transferase encodes MFKKLIKRNKTKISHNDDLDLHNLPEHVAIIMDGNGRWAKKRKMPRIKGHYEGMQTIKTVTREASDLGIKYLTLYAFSTENWSRPENEVNYIMNLPVNFLKTFLPELIEKNVQIETIGFLDAVPKSTIEAIEHAKEKTKNNTGLKLIFAINYGGRAEIVQSMKSIYDELQRNGQDSKDIDESMINKHLMTHSYPDPELLIRTSGEQRISNFLIWQSSYSEFIFNEKLWPDFDGEEFKNCLKIYQSRQRRFGGLSKE; translated from the coding sequence ATGTTTAAAAAGCTAATAAAAAGAAATAAGACTAAAATCAGTCATAACGATGATTTAGATTTACATAATTTACCTGAACATGTAGCGATTATCATGGACGGAAATGGACGTTGGGCCAAAAAGCGTAAAATGCCTAGAATTAAAGGACATTACGAAGGTATGCAAACCATTAAAACTGTAACGCGAGAAGCAAGTGATTTGGGTATTAAATACTTAACACTATACGCTTTTTCAACTGAAAATTGGTCTAGACCTGAAAATGAAGTTAATTATATCATGAATTTGCCTGTTAATTTTTTAAAAACATTTTTACCCGAACTCATTGAAAAAAATGTTCAAATAGAAACGATTGGATTTCTAGATGCAGTTCCTAAATCGACGATTGAAGCAATAGAACATGCAAAAGAAAAAACAAAAAATAATACAGGTCTGAAATTAATATTTGCCATCAATTATGGTGGACGAGCTGAAATTGTTCAGAGTATGAAATCAATTTATGATGAACTTCAACGCAATGGTCAGGACAGTAAAGATATTGATGAATCAATGATTAACAAGCATTTAATGACACATTCATACCCAGATCCTGAGTTATTAATTCGCACTTCTGGTGAACAACGTATTAGTAATTTCCTTATTTGGCAGTCTTCTTATAGTGAATTTATATTCAATGAGAAATTGTGGCCAGACTTTGACGGTGAAGAATTTAAAAATTGCTTAAAAATATATCAATCTCGCCAAAGACGCTTTGGAGGGTTAAGTAAGGAGTAG
- the frr gene encoding ribosome recycling factor: MSDIIQDTKARMSKSIDNLSRELANISAGRANSNLLSGVTVDYYGAPTPVQQLASINVPEARLLVISPYDKSSVADIEKAIYAANLGVNPTSDGEVIRITVPALTEERRKELVKNVKKIGEDAKVSIRNIRRDINDQLKKDEKNGDITEDDLRSQTEDVQKATDNSIKEIDQLVEDKEKDIMSV, encoded by the coding sequence ATGAGTGACATAATTCAAGACACTAAAGCTAGAATGAGCAAATCTATCGATAATTTATCAAGAGAATTAGCAAATATCAGTGCTGGAAGAGCAAATTCAAATTTATTAAGTGGCGTAACTGTTGACTATTATGGTGCACCAACACCAGTTCAACAATTAGCGAGCATCAATGTGCCTGAAGCACGTTTATTAGTTATTTCTCCTTATGATAAATCTTCAGTAGCTGATATTGAAAAAGCAATTTATGCAGCAAATTTAGGTGTAAATCCTACAAGTGATGGTGAAGTTATTCGTATCACTGTCCCAGCTTTAACAGAAGAACGTCGTAAAGAATTAGTGAAAAACGTTAAGAAAATTGGTGAAGATGCGAAAGTATCTATCCGTAACATCCGTCGTGATATTAATGATCAATTGAAAAAAGATGAAAAAAATGGTGACATTACTGAAGATGATTTAAGAAGTCAAACAGAAGATGTTCAAAAAGCTACAGATAATTCTATTAAAGAAATTGATCAATTAGTAGAGGACAAAGAAAAAGACATTATGTCTGTTTAA
- the pyrH gene encoding UMP kinase translates to MAQTSKYKRVVLKLSGEALAGDKGFGINPIIIKSVAQQVAEVAKMDCEIAVIVGGGNIWRGKTGSDLGMDRGTADYMGMLATVMNALALQDSLEQLECDTRVLTSIEMKQVAEPYIRRRAIRHLEKKRVVIFAAGIGNPYFSTDTTAALRAAEVEADVILMGKNNVDGVYSADPKVDKNAVKYEHLTHIQMLQEGLQVMDSTASSFCMDNNIPLNVFSIMEEGNIKRAVMGEKIGTLITK, encoded by the coding sequence ATGGCGCAAACTTCTAAATATAAACGTGTAGTATTAAAACTTAGTGGTGAAGCACTCGCAGGAGACAAAGGTTTTGGTATTAATCCAATCATTATTAAAAGCGTGGCACAGCAAGTAGCTGAAGTTGCTAAGATGGATTGCGAAATCGCAGTTATCGTTGGTGGTGGCAATATTTGGAGAGGTAAAACTGGTAGTGATTTAGGTATGGACCGTGGTACAGCAGACTACATGGGTATGCTTGCTACAGTTATGAATGCTCTTGCACTCCAAGATAGCTTAGAACAATTAGAATGTGACACACGTGTGTTGACATCAATTGAAATGAAACAAGTTGCTGAACCATATATCCGTCGAAGAGCTATTAGACATTTAGAGAAGAAACGTGTTGTTATTTTTGCAGCAGGAATCGGTAATCCATACTTCTCTACAGATACAACTGCAGCGTTACGTGCAGCAGAAGTCGAAGCCGATGTTATTTTAATGGGTAAAAATAATGTTGATGGAGTATATTCAGCAGACCCTAAAGTAGATAAGAATGCAGTTAAATATGAACACTTGACGCACATTCAAATGTTACAAGAAGGGTTACAAGTAATGGACTCAACTGCATCATCATTCTGTATGGATAATAATATTCCTTTAAATGTATTTTCAATTATGGAAGAAGGCAATATTAAACGTGCAGTTATGGGTGAAAAAATAGGTACGTTAATAACTAAATAA
- the tsf gene encoding translation elongation factor Ts yields MAISAKLVKELRERTGAGMMDCKKALTETDGDIDKAIDYLREKGIAKAAKKADRIAAEGLVHVEVKGNEAAIVEINSETDFVARNEGFQELVKEIANQVLDSKAETVDALLETKLSSGKTVDERMKEAISTIGEKLSIRRFEIRTKSDNDAFGAYLHMGGRIGVLTVVEGSTDEEAAKDVAMHIAAINPKYVSSEQVKEEEINHEREVLKQQALNEGKPENIVEKMVEGRLRKYLQEICAVDQNFVKDPDQTVEAFLKSKGGKLVDFVRYEVGEGMEKREENFADEVKGQMK; encoded by the coding sequence ATGGCAATTTCAGCAAAACTTGTTAAAGAATTACGTGAAAGAACTGGCGCTGGTATGATGGATTGTAAAAAAGCGCTAACAGAAACTGATGGTGACATCGATAAAGCGATTGATTACTTACGTGAAAAAGGTATCGCTAAAGCAGCTAAAAAAGCAGACCGTATCGCAGCTGAAGGTTTAGTACATGTTGAAGTTAAAGGAAATGAAGCTGCTATCGTTGAAATCAACTCTGAAACTGACTTCGTAGCTCGTAATGAAGGCTTCCAAGAATTAGTTAAAGAAATTGCTAATCAAGTTCTTGATAGCAAAGCTGAAACAGTAGATGCTTTATTAGAAACTAAATTATCAAGTGGTAAAACAGTTGATGAAAGAATGAAAGAAGCAATCTCAACAATCGGTGAAAAATTAAGTATCCGTCGTTTCGAAATCAGAACAAAATCTGATAACGATGCATTTGGTGCATACTTACACATGGGTGGACGTATCGGTGTGTTAACTGTAGTTGAAGGTTCTACTGATGAAGAAGCTGCTAAAGATGTTGCTATGCACATCGCAGCTATCAATCCAAAATATGTTTCTTCAGAACAAGTTAAAGAAGAAGAAATCAATCACGAAAGAGAAGTATTAAAACAACAAGCATTAAATGAAGGTAAACCTGAAAACATCGTTGAAAAAATGGTTGAAGGTCGTTTACGTAAATATCTTCAAGAAATTTGTGCAGTTGATCAAAACTTCGTTAAAGATCCAGATCAAACAGTTGAAGCTTTCTTAAAATCTAAAGGTGGTAAACTTGTTGACTTCGTTCGCTATGAAGTAGGCGAAGGTATGGAAAAACGTGAAGAAAACTTCGCAGATGAAGTTAAAGGTCAAATGAAATAA
- the rpsB gene encoding 30S ribosomal protein S2: MAVISMKQLLEAGVHFGHQTRRWNPKMKKYIFTERNGIYIIDLQKTVKKVEEAYNFIKQVSEDGGRVLFVGTKKQAQESVKAEAERAGQFYVNQRWLGGILTNYKTISKRIKRISEIEKMEEDGLFDVLPKKEVVELKKEYDRLIKFLGGIRDMKSMPQALFVVDPRKERNAIAEARKLNIPIVGIVDTNCDPDEIDYVIPANDDAIRAVKLLTGKMADAVLEGQQGVSNDEVAAEQNINLDEKEESQEAESTEENTTVESN, translated from the coding sequence ATGGCAGTAATTTCAATGAAACAATTACTAGAAGCCGGTGTTCACTTCGGTCACCAAACACGCCGTTGGAACCCAAAAATGAAAAAATACATCTTCACTGAGAGAAATGGTATCTATATCATTGACTTACAAAAAACAGTGAAAAAAGTTGAAGAAGCTTATAACTTCATCAAACAAGTATCTGAAGATGGCGGTAGAGTCTTATTCGTAGGTACTAAAAAACAAGCACAAGAGTCAGTTAAAGCTGAAGCAGAACGTGCTGGACAATTCTACGTTAACCAAAGATGGTTAGGCGGAATTTTAACTAACTACAAAACAATTTCTAAACGTATTAAACGTATTTCTGAAATCGAAAAAATGGAAGAAGACGGTTTATTCGACGTTTTACCTAAAAAAGAAGTTGTTGAACTTAAAAAAGAATACGACCGTTTAATCAAATTCTTAGGCGGTATTCGTGATATGAAATCTATGCCTCAAGCATTATTCGTAGTTGACCCTCGTAAAGAGCGTAACGCGATTGCTGAAGCACGTAAATTAAATATTCCAATCGTTGGTATTGTTGACACTAACTGTGATCCAGATGAAATTGATTACGTTATCCCAGCGAACGACGATGCTATTCGTGCCGTTAAATTATTAACTGGTAAAATGGCTGACGCTGTCTTAGAAGGTCAACAAGGTGTTTCTAACGATGAAGTAGCTGCAGAGCAAAACATCAATTTAGATGAAAAAGAAGAATCTCAAGAAGCAGAATCAACTGAAGAAAATACTACTGTTGAATCAAACTAA
- the codY gene encoding GTP-sensing pleiotropic transcriptional regulator CodY, giving the protein MSLLSKTRELNTLLQKHKGIAVDFKDVAQTISSVTVTNVFIVSRRGKILGSSLNELLKSQRINEMLESKHIPSEYTELLMDVKQTESNIDIDNELTVFPPEDKEVFSSSRTTVFPILGGGERLGTLVLGRVKDDFNENDLVLGEYAATVIGMEILREKHNEVEKEARDKAAITMAINSLSYSEKEAIEHIFEELGGNEGLLIASKVADRVGITRSVIVNALRKLESAGVIESRSLGMKGTFIKVKKEKFLDELERNK; this is encoded by the coding sequence ATGAGCTTATTATCTAAAACTAGAGAATTAAATACACTATTACAAAAACATAAAGGTATTGCGGTCGACTTTAAAGACGTTGCTCAAACAATTAGTAGCGTTACAGTAACGAACGTATTTATTGTTTCACGTAGAGGTAAAATTCTAGGTTCAAGTTTAAATGAACTTTTAAAAAGTCAGAGAATTAACGAAATGTTAGAAAGTAAACACATTCCTAGTGAATATACAGAACTATTAATGGACGTTAAACAAACTGAATCTAATATTGATATTGATAATGAATTAACTGTATTCCCACCTGAAGATAAAGAAGTATTTAGTAGCAGTCGTACAACTGTATTTCCAATACTTGGTGGCGGCGAAAGATTAGGAACATTAGTACTTGGTCGTGTTAAAGATGACTTTAACGAAAATGATTTAGTATTAGGCGAATACGCTGCAACAGTTATTGGAATGGAAATACTTCGTGAGAAACATAATGAAGTTGAGAAAGAGGCACGTGATAAAGCGGCAATCACTATGGCAATTAATTCATTATCTTATTCTGAAAAAGAAGCAATTGAGCATATTTTTGAAGAATTAGGTGGTAATGAAGGCCTATTGATAGCTTCAAAAGTAGCAGATAGAGTAGGTATCACTCGCTCAGTAATCGTGAACGCGTTACGTAAACTTGAAAGTGCTGGTGTAATCGAATCACGATCCTTAGGGATGAAGGGTACCTTTATTAAAGTTAAAAAAGAAAAATTCCTTGATGAATTAGAACGAAATAAATAA
- the hslU gene encoding ATP-dependent protease ATPase subunit HslU: MDANGIKLTPKDIVSKLDEYIVGQDDAKRKVAIALRNRYRRSLLDEETKQEIAPKNILMIGPTGVGKTEIARRMAKVVGAPFIKVEATKFTEVGYVGRDVESMVRDLVDVAVRLVKDQKKGLVKDEAVNKANEKLVKLLVPSMKKKASNNSNPLESLLGGAIPNFGNNDDEEEETPTEEIKTKRSEIKKQLLDGKLEEEKVRIKVEQDPGALGMLGTNQNQQMQDMMNQLMPKRKVEREVPVKTARKILADDFADELIDQETANQEALELAEQMGIIFIDEIDKVATNNANSGQDVSRQGVQRDILPILEGSMIQTKYGTVNTEHMLFIGAGAFHVSKPSDLIPELQGRFPIRVELESLTVDDFYRILTEPKLSLIKQYEALLQTEEVTVNFTKEAITRLAEMAYQVNQDTDNIGARRLHTILEKMLEDLSFEAPSMPNAVVDITPQYVDDKLKSISTNKDLSAFIL; encoded by the coding sequence ATGGATGCAAACGGTATAAAATTAACACCTAAAGATATCGTATCTAAATTAGATGAATATATAGTTGGGCAAGATGATGCTAAACGAAAAGTTGCCATTGCTCTAAGAAATCGCTATAGAAGAAGTTTGCTAGATGAAGAAACCAAACAAGAAATCGCACCTAAGAATATCTTGATGATTGGTCCAACTGGTGTTGGTAAAACTGAAATAGCAAGACGTATGGCTAAAGTTGTAGGAGCGCCATTTATTAAGGTGGAAGCTACTAAGTTTACTGAAGTAGGATACGTTGGACGCGATGTTGAGAGTATGGTTCGTGATCTAGTCGATGTAGCTGTAAGACTAGTTAAAGATCAAAAGAAAGGTTTGGTTAAAGACGAAGCAGTTAATAAAGCTAATGAAAAGTTAGTTAAATTACTTGTGCCTAGTATGAAGAAAAAAGCGTCAAATAATAGTAATCCTTTAGAATCATTACTTGGTGGTGCAATTCCAAACTTTGGTAACAATGATGATGAAGAAGAGGAAACACCTACAGAAGAGATTAAAACCAAGCGTTCAGAAATCAAAAAACAATTATTAGATGGTAAACTTGAAGAAGAGAAAGTTAGAATTAAGGTAGAACAAGATCCAGGTGCGCTAGGCATGCTCGGTACAAATCAAAACCAACAAATGCAAGACATGATGAATCAACTCATGCCTAAACGTAAAGTTGAGCGTGAGGTACCAGTTAAAACAGCTCGTAAGATTTTGGCTGATGATTTTGCTGATGAATTAATTGACCAAGAAACTGCAAATCAAGAAGCGCTTGAGTTAGCAGAACAAATGGGTATTATCTTCATCGATGAGATCGATAAAGTAGCAACGAATAACGCTAATAGTGGTCAAGATGTTTCAAGACAAGGTGTACAACGAGATATCTTACCAATTTTAGAAGGTAGCATGATTCAAACTAAGTATGGTACTGTAAATACTGAACATATGCTGTTTATCGGTGCTGGCGCGTTTCACGTATCGAAACCAAGTGATTTAATACCTGAATTACAAGGACGCTTCCCAATTAGAGTAGAATTAGAAAGTTTAACTGTTGACGATTTTTATAGAATATTAACTGAACCTAAGCTATCACTTATCAAACAATATGAGGCATTGCTTCAAACAGAAGAGGTCACTGTGAACTTTACTAAGGAAGCGATTACAAGATTAGCTGAAATGGCATATCAAGTTAACCAAGACACTGATAATATTGGTGCACGTCGTTTACACACAATCTTAGAGAAAATGCTTGAGGATTTATCTTTCGAAGCCCCTAGCATGCCAAATGCTGTAGTAGATATAACACCACAATATGTTGATGATAAGTTGAAATCTATTTCAACAAATAAAGATTTAAGTGCATTTATTTTATAA
- the hslV gene encoding ATP-dependent protease subunit HslV, giving the protein MSKTSLHATTIYAVRHNGEAAMAGDGQVTLGEQVIMKQTARKVRRLYEGKVLAGFAGSVADAFTLFEKFETKLQQFSGNLERAAVELAQEWRGDKQLRQLEAMLIVMDKDAILVVSGTGEVIAPDDDLIAIGSGGNYALSAGRALKRHASQLSAKEMAYESLKVASDICVFTNDNIIVETL; this is encoded by the coding sequence ATGAGTAAAACATCATTACATGCAACAACTATTTATGCCGTTAGACACAACGGTGAAGCAGCGATGGCTGGTGATGGACAAGTTACACTAGGTGAGCAAGTTATTATGAAGCAAACAGCGCGCAAGGTCCGCAGATTATATGAAGGAAAAGTGTTAGCTGGATTTGCTGGTAGTGTAGCTGATGCCTTCACTTTGTTCGAAAAGTTTGAAACAAAATTACAACAATTTAGTGGTAATTTGGAACGTGCAGCTGTTGAGCTAGCTCAAGAGTGGCGTGGTGATAAACAATTACGTCAATTGGAAGCTATGTTAATTGTAATGGACAAAGATGCAATATTAGTGGTCAGCGGGACTGGAGAAGTCATTGCACCTGATGATGATTTAATTGCGATTGGCTCAGGAGGCAACTATGCTTTAAGTGCTGGAAGAGCATTGAAGCGTCATGCAAGCCAATTATCTGCTAAAGAAATGGCTTACGAAAGTTTAAAAGTTGCATCTGACATTTGTGTGTTCACAAATGATAATATTATAGTGGAAACACTTTAA
- the xerC gene encoding tyrosine recombinase XerC translates to MLKVERNFSAHTLKSYHDDLVQFNHFLEQELLNLRTFEYKDARNYLSYLYSQNLKRTTVSRKISTLRTFYEFWMTQDETIINPFVQLVHPKKENYLPQFFYEEEMEALFETVAKDTKKGLRDRVILELLYATGIRVSELVNIQLKDIDMSLPGVKVLGKGNKERFVPFGEFCRQSIEQYLREFKPIQHTKHSFLLVNMNGAPITERGVRYVLNDVVKRTAGVTEIHPHKLRHTFATHLLNQGADLRTVQSLLGHVNLSTTGRYTHVSNQQLRKVYLNAHPRAKKESK, encoded by the coding sequence ATGCTCAAAGTTGAGAGAAATTTCTCCGCCCATACATTAAAATCATATCATGATGATTTAGTACAATTTAATCATTTTTTAGAACAAGAATTACTTAATCTAAGAACATTTGAATATAAAGATGCTAGAAATTATTTAAGCTATTTATATTCACAAAATTTGAAACGTACTACTGTATCAAGGAAGATTTCTACTTTAAGAACTTTCTATGAGTTTTGGATGACACAAGACGAGACAATCATAAATCCTTTCGTACAACTCGTTCATCCTAAGAAGGAGAACTACTTGCCACAGTTTTTTTATGAAGAAGAGATGGAAGCATTATTCGAAACTGTAGCAAAAGATACTAAAAAAGGATTACGGGATCGCGTTATTCTAGAATTATTATATGCAACGGGTATACGTGTTTCTGAACTAGTAAATATCCAACTCAAAGATATTGATATGTCTTTACCTGGTGTGAAAGTACTAGGAAAGGGAAATAAAGAACGTTTTGTTCCGTTTGGAGAATTTTGTCGTCAAAGCATTGAACAATACTTAAGAGAATTTAAGCCTATACAACATACCAAACATTCATTTTTATTAGTTAACATGAATGGCGCCCCTATAACAGAGAGAGGCGTTAGGTATGTTTTAAATGATGTTGTTAAACGTACAGCAGGGGTTACGGAAATTCACCCCCACAAACTAAGACATACGTTTGCAACACATTTACTCAATCAAGGTGCGGATTTAAGAACGGTACAATCTTTGTTAGGACATGTTAATCTTTCGACAACTGGAAGATATACACATGTTTCTAACCAACAATTACGTAAAGTGTATTTAAATGCACATCCTCGAGCGAAAAAGGAGAGTAAATAA
- the trmFO gene encoding FADH(2)-oxidizing methylenetetrahydrofolate--tRNA-(uracil(54)-C(5))-methyltransferase TrmFO, whose amino-acid sequence MSQTVNIVGAGLAGSEAAYQLAQRGIKVNLIEMRPVKQTPAHHTDKFAELVCSNSLRGNALTNGVGVLKEEMRRLDSLIISAADKARVPAGGALAVDRHDFSGYITETLRNHPNVTVINEEINSIPEGYTIIATGPLTTENLAKEIVDITGKDQLYFYDAAAPIIEKESIDMDKVYLKSRYDKGEAAYLNCPMTEEEFNRFYDAVLEAEVAPTNEFEKEKYFEGCMPFEVMAERGRKTLLFGPMKPVGLEDPKTGKRPFAVVQLRQDDAAGTLYNIVGFQTHLKWGAQKEVIRLIPGLENVDIVRYGVMHRNTFINSPDVLNEKYELIKEDRIQFAGQMTGVEGYVESAASGLVAGINLAHKLLDKGEVIFPRETMIGSMAYYISHAKNEKNFQPMNANFGLLPSLEKRIKDKKERYEAQANRALEYLENYKKTL is encoded by the coding sequence ATGAGTCAAACTGTAAATATTGTTGGCGCTGGACTAGCTGGTTCAGAGGCCGCTTATCAATTAGCACAACGAGGCATCAAAGTGAATTTAATTGAAATGCGCCCAGTTAAACAAACGCCAGCACATCATACTGATAAATTTGCTGAATTAGTATGTTCAAACTCACTACGAGGCAATGCATTAACGAATGGTGTGGGTGTATTAAAAGAAGAAATGAGAAGATTAGACTCACTAATTATCTCTGCTGCTGACAAAGCAAGAGTTCCTGCCGGTGGTGCATTAGCAGTTGATCGACATGATTTTTCTGGTTATATCACTGAAACTTTAAGAAATCATCCTAATGTTACTGTTATTAATGAAGAAATTAATAGTATCCCTGAAGGATATACAATTATTGCTACTGGTCCATTAACTACAGAAAATTTAGCTAAAGAAATCGTAGATATTACAGGTAAGGATCAACTTTATTTTTATGATGCAGCTGCTCCAATTATTGAAAAAGAATCGATTGATATGGATAAAGTGTATCTAAAATCACGTTACGATAAAGGTGAAGCCGCCTATCTTAATTGTCCTATGACAGAAGAAGAATTTAATCGCTTTTATGATGCAGTACTTGAAGCAGAAGTTGCACCAACAAATGAATTTGAAAAAGAAAAATATTTCGAAGGATGCATGCCTTTTGAAGTAATGGCTGAACGTGGACGCAAAACACTATTATTTGGTCCTATGAAACCTGTTGGCCTTGAAGATCCAAAAACAGGTAAACGTCCATTTGCTGTCGTTCAATTACGACAAGATGATGCAGCTGGAACGCTATATAATATTGTTGGTTTCCAAACTCATTTAAAATGGGGCGCTCAAAAAGAAGTCATTCGCCTTATCCCTGGTTTAGAAAATGTAGATATCGTTCGATATGGTGTCATGCATCGAAATACTTTTATTAACTCTCCTGACGTGTTAAATGAAAAGTATGAATTGATTAAAGAAGATCGAATTCAATTTGCAGGTCAAATGACTGGTGTTGAAGGATATGTTGAAAGTGCAGCAAGTGGACTTGTTGCTGGGATTAACCTAGCTCACAAATTACTTGATAAAGGTGAAGTAATATTCCCAAGAGAAACAATGATAGGTAGTATGGCATATTACATCTCACATGCTAAAAATGAAAAGAACTTCCAACCTATGAATGCTAACTTTGGTTTATTACCTTCACTTGAAAAGCGTATTAAAGATAAAAAAGAGCGTTACGAGGCACAAGCTAACAGAGCGCTCGAATATTTAGAGAATTATAAGAAAACACTTTAA